The stretch of DNA AGTACAAGATAGGATTCGGTGAAGCTTCTGGAGAGCACTGGCTCGGTGAGGCCGCGGTGAAACTCTCTGCTAATAAAGGACAAACATTAAACTTGGACGTGTAAATCAAGAAATGATTGCTGATGACTGATAATCACAATTGCAGGTCTCGACAACCTCCACTAcctgacaggagagagaaaacacgagCTGCTGGTGAACATGGAGGACTTTGAGGGAAATAAACGGTTCGCTCTCTACTCCACCTTCTCCGTCGGTTCAGAGTGTGAAGGATTTAACCTCTCCGTGTCGGGATTCAAGGCTGGAGACGCAGGTGAGCGAGTTGTCATTTAGTCATTTAAAAACTCAGACgtgctgtgcttgtgtgtcgCACGTCTTCCGTCTCTGTCCGTCCTCTGGTTTTCTTTCACGTCTCTGCCGTTGTCACCTGTAGATTAACAGACTCcttgttttgagtgaaatgatCTGGTCTTATTGTCTCATCTGTGaaaattgtttaaatgtttttccttgCCCTTCCACATAACATATCATTTGTTTGGGGGGGAACTGGTGTACTCCTGTTTACttatgtacatacatatttattcatatttaactatttaaacaaaatgaaatgtggtaTATTTAGATCATGTACCTGTGTgtttaaataatacatttgatccttatatttatttaattattaattttttgacTGTCTGAATGCAATGACGTTTTCATATATTTTGGCACAAACTGCTTCGCGCTAGTTGGGAACGGGGTGAGATGCTGAATTGTCGGTTTTTAAAACGATGTGCTTTTCTGCTGTCTGGATTGAATTGTTTCTTGCTGAAAaactaatataaaatattagttttaaatgtttgtcttgggttagggttaggggatCAAAGATGAACCTGTTGGTCACTGCAGGTTGTGAAAACTGCCGCTGACGTTCAATAGTTCATGGtcatggtttttgtttgtgtttctgtaggAGACGCAATGTCGTCAAACAACGGTATGAAGTTCTCCACCTTGGACAGAGACCAGGACACCTGGCCGGAACACTGTGCCAGGAAGTTCCTGGGGGCGTTCTGGTACGCTGCATGTCATGAGACAAACCCTACCGGGGTTTATCGTTGGGGGGCGGATAACTCACTCTTTGCTGTTGGAATGTCGTGGCTTCATTGGAAGGGTCATGACTATTCTCTGAAGTCAATGAGCATGAAGGTCCGTCCTGCTCAACAATAATTGTCCAGGACCAACGTATTAGAGACGATCAGGTGTTGATCTCTCTCTTGtgatttctttctccttcattaATCATGTGTAGtacactatacaaataaaaatgtaatgcaatttCACAATGACCTTTGTTTTCCTTAAAGCTAACTAACACAAATCCACCAGGTCAATGAAACAACTAAATTCTGCAGATTTTGTTGTAGTCGGCTGCAGCTCAAAGTGGAACAGACGGTGAACATACAGAATGGTTGGGATCCATTTGGGTCAGCTTTTGTAACAACCAGACTGAGCCAGACCCGTACCAGTCTCTTATTCCAAagcctggacctggacccaTACAAAATTGGATCAGCCTTCAGCTGATTGCTATGAACAAGCTAGCATAATTTTACAGGATGTCGAAATTAACTAATATTGTGATTTAGCTATTGTAACGTGAGCAGCCTTCTCTGCTGTCATTGTAGAGTAGCTCTGAAACCACCAGAATTTGACTGGCTaagtaaacaaaacacaaggtcaCTAATGTTCcaaagtcaacaaaaaaactttgtttgtttggccaCTGTAAAAGTGACTTTGTGTAACTGGTTTCAACTCGTCTGGTGGACGTTTGAACCCTGGTGTACATTCATTATCTGCTGTGCGTCCAGAATAAATACTGAAGCTGAAGTGGCCTGATGTGTCCTCACGTGTCCTCTTGCAACGCACCATAACAGTTGACTACGATCTGGTGATCTGCTACCAGAGCGTTAAACCAGACACGCAGTCACACagtaatatttgtgttttatattaagtgtactttgttttgcttcctaccttttaattattatttatggAGAGATCAAACGCAGTGTTGCCTTGCTGAGTTGAGAATCAGGTGTTAGCCCATAAcagaattagctgttagcttaAGGAGCAGAATTAGCTGTTAGTTTAAAGACCAGAATTAGCTGTTAAGTCAAGCAAAATTAGGTGTTAGCTTAAATAACAGAATTAGCTGTTAACTCTTAGCAGAATGAGCTGTTAGCTTAAAGACCGCAATTAGCTATTAACTCAAAGCAGAATTAGCTGCTAGCTTAAACACTTATGGTACAGTAGGTGAACGCAGCCTATAGCGCCAT from Scophthalmus maximus strain ysfricsl-2021 chromosome 9, ASM2237912v1, whole genome shotgun sequence encodes:
- the LOC118320008 gene encoding microfibril-associated glycoprotein 4-like is translated as MRVISVILLLWAPVLISGKQPQDCREVQTINSHAVNGVYTIFPAGDRSGVKVYCDMESEGGGWTAFHRRMDGTVNFYRPWDQYKIGFGEASGEHWLGLDNLHYLTGERKHELLVNMEDFEGNKRFALYSTFSVGSECEGFNLSVSGFKAGDAGDAMSSNNGMKFSTLDRDQDTWPEHCARKFLGAFWYAACHETNPTGVYRWGADNSLFAVGMSWLHWKGHDYSLKSMSMKVRPAQQ